One Colius striatus isolate bColStr4 chromosome 10, bColStr4.1.hap1, whole genome shotgun sequence genomic region harbors:
- the WLS gene encoding protein wntless homolog: MAGAIIENMSTKKLCIVGGILLVFQVIAFLVGGLIAPSPTTAVPYTSMKCIDVRKNHHKTKWLVPWGANYCEKLKDFDEAMSRQIEANDIVFAVHVPHPGKEMSPWFQFMLFIMQLDIAFKMDNDLKENAEITLDVSLAYRDDELDEWEEIARAIEIRKLKCTFGSPKTLESEGRHYDCDFLPFMEIGSVAHKYYLINIRLPVNERKGINVGIGEIKDIRLVGIHQNGGFTKVWFAMKTFLTPSILIIMVWYWRRIMLMTRAPVLLEKVIFALGISMTFINIPVEWFSIGFDWTWMLLFGDIRQGIFYAMLLSFWIIFCGEHMMDQNERNRLSGYWKQVGPIAVGSFCLFVFDMCERGVQLKNPFYSIWTTEVGTELAMAFIIVAGICLCLYFLFLCFMVFQVFRNISGKRSSLPAMSKARRLHYKGLIFRFKFLMLITLACAAMTVIFFIVSQVTEGHWKWGDITIQLNSAFFTGIYGMWNLYVFALMFLYAPSHKNYGDEQSTSDLGANSGEELQLTTTITHVDGPTEVYKLSRKEAQE; this comes from the exons ctcccagccccactACAGCTGTTCCTTACACATCCATGAAGTGCATTGATGTAagaaaaaaccaccacaaaaccaAGTGGCTGGTGCCCTGGGGAGCCAACTACTGTGAGAAGCTCAAAGACTTTGATGAGGCAATGAGCAGGCAGATCGAGGCCAATGATATCGTGTTTGCAGTGCACGTTCCCCACCCTGGCAAGGAGATGAGCCCCTGGTTCCAGTTCATGCTTTTCATCATGCAGCTGGACATTGCCTTCAAGATGGACAACGACCTAA AAGAAAACGCAGAAATTACGCTGGATGTGTCGTTGGCGTATCGTGATGACGAGCTGGATGAGTGGGAAGAGATAGCACGTGCAATAGAGATCAGGAAGCTGAAATGCACCTTTGGCTCACCAAAA ACCCTGGAGTCAGAAGGCCGCCACTACGACTGCGACTTCCTTCCCTTCATGGAGATTGGCAGTGTGGCTCACAAGTACTACCTCATCAACATCCGCCTGCCCGTCAACGAGAGGAAGGGCATTAACGTGGGCATCGGGGAGATCAAGGATATCCGCCTTGTG GGCATCCATCAAAACGGAGGCTTTACAAAAGTGTGGTTTGCCATGAAGACCTTCCTCACCCCCAGCATTCTAATTATCATGGTCTGGTACTGGAGACGGATCATGCTGATGACACGCGCTCCTGTCCTACTGGAGAA GGTCATCTTTGCTCTGGGAATTTCCATGACGTTCATTAACATCCCAGTGGAGTGGTTTTCCATCGGGTTTGACTGGACCTGGATGTTGCTCTTTGGAGACATTCGACAAGGCATTTTCTATGCCATGCTTCTGTCGTTTTGGATCATCTTCTGTGGAGAGCACATGATG GACCAGAACGAGCGGAATCGTCTCTCGGGGTACTGGAAGCAGGTTGGACCCATAGCTGTTGGCTCCTTCTGCCTCTTTGTCTTCGACATGTGTGAGAG ggGAGTGCAGCTGAAGAACCCCTTCTACAGCATCTGGACCACTGAAGTTGGCACAGAGCTGGCC ATGGCCTTCATTATAGTTGCAGGAATCTGCTTGTGCCtctattttctcttcctgtgtTTTATGGTCTTCCAAGTGTTCAGAAACATCAGCGGGAAGCGCTCCAGCCTCCCAGCCATGAGCAAGGCTCGGCGCCTGCATTACAAG GGGCTGATTTTTAGGTTCAAGTTCCTGATGCTCATTACCCTGGCTTGTGCAGCCATGACAGTCATCTTCTTCATCGTGAGCCAG GTGACTGAAGGCCACTGGAAGTGGGGAGACATCACGATCCAGTTGAACAGCGCCTTCTTCACCGGCATCTACGGCATGTGGAACCTCTACGTCTTCGCCCTGATGTTCCTGTATGCACCATCCCACAAGAACTACGGTGATGAGCAGTCCACCA GTGACCTGGGAGCAAACAGTGGGGAAGAGCTTCAGCtcaccaccaccatcacccaCGTGGATGGACCCACAGAGGTGTATAAACTGTCTCGCAAGGAGGCTCAGGAGTGA